From a region of the Brockia lithotrophica genome:
- the trpS gene encoding tryptophan--tRNA ligase, with protein MIVFSGVQPTGTLTLGNYFGAIRHFVALQDVAKEAYYSIVDLHAVTVPHDPSALAAQTRNVARYYVASGLDPRKSVLFVQSHVPAHAELAWILTCVVRFGELMRMTQFKEKSEGRDTVSAGLFTYPALMAADILLYQTTHVPVGEDQKQHLELTRDLAERFNRDFGPTFVVPEALIPPVGARIMSLDDPTKKMSKSNPNDASRINLSDPPEVIRRKIRRATTDSGQEIRYDPEQKPGISNLLVLMSLSTGIPIPELESRYAGASYKTFKEDVAEAIVSVVEPLRDRALELLDSEVDRLLAEGAERAEAKARVTLALARERMGFLPRRNG; from the coding sequence ATGATTGTGTTTTCGGGCGTCCAGCCGACCGGTACTCTCACCTTGGGAAACTACTTCGGGGCGATCCGTCACTTCGTCGCCCTCCAAGACGTCGCAAAAGAGGCGTACTACAGCATCGTAGACCTCCACGCCGTCACCGTTCCCCACGACCCTTCAGCCCTCGCCGCGCAAACCCGGAACGTCGCGCGTTACTACGTGGCGAGCGGCCTGGATCCCCGGAAGTCCGTGCTTTTCGTCCAGTCGCACGTACCCGCGCATGCGGAGCTCGCGTGGATTCTCACCTGCGTCGTCCGCTTCGGGGAACTCATGCGAATGACGCAGTTCAAGGAAAAAAGCGAGGGAAGGGACACGGTTTCCGCGGGACTTTTCACCTACCCCGCCCTCATGGCCGCGGACATCCTTCTGTACCAAACCACGCACGTCCCGGTGGGCGAGGACCAAAAGCAGCACCTTGAACTCACCCGCGACCTCGCGGAGCGGTTTAACCGCGATTTCGGCCCGACCTTTGTCGTACCGGAGGCGCTCATCCCCCCTGTCGGAGCACGCATCATGTCCCTCGACGACCCGACGAAAAAAATGTCCAAATCGAACCCCAACGATGCGAGCCGAATCAACTTGAGCGATCCCCCGGAGGTGATTCGCCGCAAGATTCGGCGTGCGACCACGGATTCGGGGCAGGAAATTCGCTACGATCCGGAACAAAAGCCCGGGATCTCCAACCTCCTCGTCCTCATGAGCCTTTCTACGGGGATACCCATACCCGAACTCGAGTCGCGCTACGCGGGGGCGAGCTACAAAACCTTCAAAGAAGACGTAGCCGAGGCGATCGTCTCCGTCGTCGAACCGCTGCGCGACCGCGCGCTCGAACTTTTGGACAGCGAAGTCGACCGCCTGCTGGCGGAGGGGGCAGAGCGGGCGGAGGCCAAGGCCCGTGTGACCCTGGCCCTCGCCCGGGAACGGATGGGATTTCTCCCGCGCCGAAACGGCTAA
- a CDS encoding S4 domain-containing protein has translation MRLDKYLKDARIVKRRTVAKILCDAGKVRVDGKVAKAGLELRGGEWVEVEYAGKRIRVLVGPPGGPPYLSREEERISGGGLPPHAERGDSLFSFGEEDAPSSR, from the coding sequence ATGCGCCTGGACAAATACCTCAAAGACGCGCGCATCGTAAAACGGCGGACGGTGGCCAAAATCCTTTGCGATGCGGGAAAGGTTCGCGTCGACGGAAAGGTCGCCAAGGCGGGTTTGGAACTTCGCGGCGGAGAATGGGTGGAGGTAGAGTATGCGGGAAAAAGGATTCGCGTCCTCGTAGGTCCGCCGGGCGGTCCGCCGTACCTCTCGCGCGAAGAAGAGCGGATTTCCGGCGGGGGCCTTCCTCCGCACGCGGAAAGGGGCGATTCCCTCTTTTCCTTCGGCGAAGAAGATGCCCCTTCTTCCCGTTGA
- the spoIIE gene encoding stage II sporulation protein E: protein MRTLVEATALPRAQRLFRALPWRSALLFATSFFLGRATLLGELYPFPFAFFAVVFHALRERWPLAFFALSLGALLSSLPHAASFAAFLPVFFLAYHGLAASIRSTPTYLGLAVAGAVVLADGAVRAFVSHSFAEAWPFAFLNGLLAFALVFIFLQALPLLVHRSFGFAVSHEELVAFLIVLGSLLTGMLGVEVGGISLGYVASRGFLLLLAHVGGATIGATTGVLLGLVMGLGDLAYLDQLSLLAFSGLLGGLLRPVGKAGTSLGFFLGAALFTLFRDTPDVLWSSTIASLWAVGLFWLVPEAAERSVARLVPGSPSYLEEEERRFREVRAAAAERVRRFADLFARIGIRLGEGRPADAEERKTEALVGAVARRVCHTCFRREICWKKEFEETYRFFASFVRNPADEELLRSWRIRCPHVDELRRALEEAREEERLKEETERRFLEVRLRAAEYLSGLSLVLGGFAGELDREPRPLRRRAEELARALEREGYPVHSLELLRHEPGRVEVRVALLGEVSPGLTATLSRLLGEPLALAKGGLEVKGSGLLVARFLSTKRYHVEVGVVQAAAGGGVLSGDSTLAVELSPQLYLVGLSDGMGNGERARFASQTAVDLLREALAVGVAEDFALRTVNTVLALQADGERFATLDFALVDLRTAEAKFLKVAAPPTFIRRGDRVFTLEGRSLPVGVFPDVHVEPLVRKLLPGDLLVFLSDGVYEARPEEDRDVWFRQVISRIDAEDPHVVADLILEKAIRFTGLSPKDDMTVVAARIEEVRLPWAVFSPREVRDHLEGVS, encoded by the coding sequence ATGCGCACGCTCGTGGAGGCGACGGCGCTCCCCCGCGCCCAGCGCCTGTTTCGCGCGCTCCCCTGGCGTTCGGCACTCCTCTTCGCGACGTCCTTTTTCCTCGGGCGGGCAACCTTGCTCGGGGAGCTATATCCCTTTCCGTTTGCCTTCTTTGCCGTGGTCTTTCACGCCCTGCGCGAGCGTTGGCCGCTCGCCTTTTTTGCGCTCAGCTTGGGGGCGCTTTTGTCCTCTCTCCCCCATGCGGCTTCCTTTGCCGCCTTCCTCCCTGTGTTTTTCCTCGCGTATCACGGATTGGCCGCGTCCATCCGGAGCACACCTACCTACCTTGGCCTCGCCGTCGCCGGAGCGGTCGTCCTAGCGGACGGAGCGGTTCGCGCCTTCGTCTCGCACTCCTTTGCCGAAGCGTGGCCGTTTGCCTTTTTAAACGGCCTTCTCGCCTTCGCCCTCGTGTTCATCTTTTTGCAGGCGTTGCCGCTCCTCGTCCACCGGAGTTTCGGCTTTGCGGTCAGCCACGAGGAGCTCGTTGCCTTCCTCATCGTCCTCGGCTCTCTCCTTACGGGCATGCTCGGAGTAGAAGTTGGCGGGATTTCCCTTGGGTACGTCGCAAGCCGCGGCTTTCTCCTCCTCCTTGCGCACGTGGGCGGAGCCACGATCGGCGCCACCACCGGGGTTCTCCTCGGACTCGTCATGGGCCTCGGCGATCTCGCCTACCTCGATCAACTCAGCCTCCTCGCGTTTTCCGGCCTTCTCGGCGGTCTCCTCCGTCCCGTCGGGAAGGCGGGAACGAGCCTGGGGTTTTTCCTCGGGGCGGCCCTCTTCACCCTTTTCCGGGATACCCCAGACGTGCTCTGGTCCTCGACGATCGCTTCCCTTTGGGCCGTAGGGCTCTTCTGGCTCGTTCCCGAAGCGGCGGAGCGAAGCGTCGCCCGCCTCGTACCGGGGAGCCCTTCGTACCTCGAAGAAGAAGAACGGCGTTTTCGGGAGGTGCGCGCCGCCGCGGCGGAACGGGTTCGCCGATTTGCCGATCTCTTTGCGCGGATCGGTATTCGGCTCGGCGAAGGGCGTCCGGCGGATGCCGAGGAGCGGAAGACAGAAGCCCTCGTGGGTGCCGTCGCGCGGCGCGTGTGCCATACGTGCTTTCGCCGGGAGATCTGCTGGAAGAAGGAGTTCGAAGAGACCTATCGCTTCTTCGCCTCGTTCGTCCGCAACCCCGCCGACGAAGAGCTCCTGCGCTCGTGGCGCATCCGCTGTCCTCACGTGGACGAGCTGCGTCGCGCCCTAGAAGAGGCGCGGGAAGAGGAACGCCTCAAGGAGGAGACGGAGCGCCGCTTTCTCGAGGTGCGCCTACGGGCCGCGGAATACCTTAGCGGGCTTTCCCTTGTCCTCGGCGGGTTTGCCGGGGAGCTCGATCGCGAACCGCGCCCCCTCCGTCGGCGCGCGGAGGAACTCGCCCGCGCCCTCGAACGCGAAGGGTACCCCGTGCATTCGCTCGAACTCCTTCGCCACGAACCGGGTCGCGTGGAGGTCCGCGTCGCCCTCTTGGGCGAGGTTTCTCCCGGGCTTACCGCCACGCTCTCGCGTCTTCTCGGAGAACCCCTCGCCCTTGCCAAAGGAGGGCTCGAGGTGAAGGGCAGCGGGCTCCTCGTAGCTCGCTTTCTCTCGACGAAACGCTATCACGTCGAAGTGGGCGTCGTTCAGGCAGCAGCCGGAGGCGGGGTGTTGAGCGGGGACAGCACGTTGGCCGTGGAACTTTCCCCGCAACTCTACCTCGTGGGGTTAAGTGACGGCATGGGGAACGGAGAGCGAGCTCGCTTCGCGTCGCAAACGGCGGTCGACCTCCTGCGGGAGGCGCTCGCCGTGGGCGTCGCCGAAGACTTTGCCCTTCGCACCGTGAACACCGTCCTCGCCCTGCAGGCGGACGGCGAGCGCTTTGCCACCCTCGACTTCGCCCTCGTGGACTTGCGCACGGCAGAGGCGAAATTTCTCAAAGTCGCGGCTCCGCCGACCTTCATTCGCCGGGGAGACCGCGTCTTCACCCTAGAGGGAAGGAGCTTGCCCGTCGGGGTCTTTCCCGACGTCCACGTGGAGCCGCTTGTGCGCAAGCTCCTCCCCGGTGACCTCCTCGTGTTTTTGAGCGACGGGGTGTACGAGGCACGGCCTGAAGAGGACCGCGACGTGTGGTTTCGCCAGGTGATTTCGCGCATCGACGCCGAAGACCCCCACGTCGTCGCCGACCTCATCTTGGAAAAGGCCATCCGGTTTACGGGGCTCTCGCCCAAGGACGACATGACCGTCGTCGCGGCGCGCATCGAAGAGGTCCGCCTTCCCTGGGCTGTGTTCTCCCCACGGGAAGTACGCGACCATCTGGAAGGCGTATCGTGA
- the folB gene encoding dihydroneopterin aldolase → MAHVEVIEMDGRLDRFSGPGEGDAILLRGLLFYAHHGVRSEERVLGQRFRVDVELFLSLREAGKSDRLRDTLDYGEVYAVIAEVVERTQARLLEKIADTIALSVLRRFPKVEGLVVVLEKLSPPIPGAMESVGVRIVRTRQDFASELADSAASALPVAPSGDEIVPSEPLGRS, encoded by the coding sequence GTGGCTCACGTCGAGGTGATCGAGATGGACGGTCGTCTGGATCGGTTCTCGGGCCCGGGGGAAGGCGACGCCATCCTCCTTCGCGGCCTCCTCTTTTACGCCCACCACGGCGTGCGTTCCGAAGAGCGGGTGCTCGGCCAACGGTTTCGCGTGGACGTTGAACTCTTTCTCTCCCTGCGCGAGGCCGGAAAGAGCGATCGCCTGCGGGACACCCTGGATTACGGCGAGGTGTACGCGGTGATCGCCGAAGTCGTGGAGCGCACGCAGGCACGCCTGCTCGAAAAGATCGCCGACACCATCGCCCTTTCCGTCCTTCGCCGATTCCCGAAGGTGGAGGGGCTTGTCGTCGTGTTGGAGAAGTTGAGTCCGCCGATCCCGGGGGCGATGGAATCTGTAGGGGTGCGTATCGTCCGCACGCGTCAAGACTTCGCCTCTGAGCTTGCGGATTCCGCCGCGTCCGCGCTTCCGGTGGCCCCTTCTGGCGACGAAATAGTTCCTTCCGAACCGTTGGGGCGGTCATAG
- the hpt gene encoding hypoxanthine phosphoribosyltransferase: protein MESLLDDIQSVLYSAEDIRRRVKELGAELSSWYRDEVPLVVGILKGASYFLADLTREMPIPLEIDYMVVSSYGTSTRSSGVVRILKDLDYDISGRHVLLVEDIIDTGLTLRYLVDILARRNPKSLKIVTLLDKPARRKVDLVPDLVGFTAPDEFLVGYGLDYAERYRNLPFVGILKSRVYAEQR from the coding sequence ATGGAATCGCTCTTAGACGACATCCAGTCCGTTCTCTACTCGGCCGAAGACATCCGCCGTCGGGTAAAGGAACTCGGCGCAGAACTCTCTTCGTGGTATCGCGACGAGGTCCCCCTCGTCGTCGGCATCCTCAAGGGCGCTTCCTACTTTCTCGCCGACCTCACGCGCGAGATGCCCATACCTTTGGAAATCGACTACATGGTCGTTTCGAGTTACGGCACGTCGACGCGCTCTTCCGGCGTGGTTCGCATCCTCAAAGATCTGGACTACGACATTTCCGGTCGGCACGTCCTTCTCGTCGAGGACATTATCGATACGGGGCTCACCCTTCGCTACCTTGTGGACATCCTCGCGCGGCGAAACCCCAAAAGCCTGAAGATCGTCACCCTCCTCGACAAGCCGGCGCGCCGCAAAGTGGACCTCGTCCCCGACCTTGTGGGCTTTACCGCTCCGGACGAGTTTCTCGTCGGGTACGGCCTCGACTACGCGGAGCGGTACCGCAACCTCCCCTTTGTCGGGATTCTGAAATCCCGCGTGTACGCGGAACAGCGGTAG
- a CDS encoding HU family DNA-binding protein yields MNKQDFVSALAERTRLTKKDVEAVVNAFFEEIAEALRRGEKVQFVGYGTFEVRKREARTGRNPQTGETISIAASMVPVFKPGSKLKEAVKEAAK; encoded by the coding sequence GTGAACAAGCAAGACTTCGTCTCCGCCCTTGCGGAACGGACGCGCCTTACGAAAAAGGACGTGGAGGCGGTCGTAAACGCCTTCTTCGAGGAGATCGCCGAAGCCCTGCGTCGGGGGGAGAAGGTCCAGTTCGTAGGGTACGGCACCTTTGAGGTACGGAAGCGGGAGGCCCGTACGGGACGGAACCCCCAGACGGGGGAGACGATCTCGATTGCCGCCTCCATGGTCCCCGTGTTCAAACCCGGGAGCAAACTCAAGGAGGCCGTCAAGGAAGCGGCGAAGTAA
- the yabP gene encoding sporulation protein YabP: MEMVANAGHELALKGRKYLAVSGVVKVDRFDDEEFLVETGEGYLLIRGEGLTLRHLDVEVGDIAIEGRIDEMLYLEEGPGRERRGLFGKLFG; encoded by the coding sequence ATGGAAATGGTGGCGAACGCCGGGCACGAACTCGCCCTCAAGGGAAGGAAGTACCTTGCCGTTTCCGGTGTGGTGAAGGTCGACCGTTTCGATGACGAGGAGTTTCTCGTGGAGACCGGAGAGGGCTACCTCCTCATCCGCGGGGAAGGGCTCACCTTGCGGCACCTCGACGTCGAGGTGGGGGACATCGCCATCGAAGGGCGCATCGACGAAATGCTCTACCTCGAAGAGGGCCCGGGCCGCGAACGTCGGGGCCTTTTCGGAAAGTTGTTCGGGTGA
- the tilS gene encoding tRNA lysidine(34) synthetase TilS, with amino-acid sequence MPREELGAPEAVPAWLWEEQLLAPHETVLLAVSGGVDSMTLLHLFRFLMPIPVRLVCLHVDHRLRGAAAVEDARFVRAVAEAWGVPCFVYPLPFFPAGGNVQETARALRYGLFAYVAREVRATAVLTAHNFDDVVETFFLRLFRGAGPRGLGGIPIVRPLSGSRLLRPLLPVRRRSIEAYASRHGVPWREDVSNRSLTYARNRIRHLFLPLVEELAPSAAHHVVRLANVLRQDEAFLEGAAREFLRKHLFAFPSFLLVRRSVLATLPLPVLRRAVRLTWSELRGSRTSLAYEDVCATSEVVLGKRRAASLPGGVTVERQGEYVLWVREGGADEFATAVDWPGTARIPHLGCSVRIRDPGEGSGVEDEREVACRATLFLTPDLPLVFRSRRPGDRLETPWGSREVRELLRTAGVPPRLRRVWPVAEQGGRIVWVPGASPASKKIETGKEVVVELGWCTSPFVRRFWRHFCTHRNGR; translated from the coding sequence GTGCCGCGGGAAGAACTCGGGGCACCGGAGGCCGTACCGGCGTGGTTGTGGGAAGAGCAGCTTCTCGCGCCGCATGAGACGGTCCTCCTCGCGGTCTCCGGCGGAGTAGACTCCATGACCCTCCTCCACCTGTTCCGCTTCCTCATGCCAATCCCCGTACGCCTCGTCTGCCTTCACGTCGACCATCGGCTTCGGGGTGCTGCCGCCGTAGAGGACGCGCGCTTCGTTCGCGCCGTCGCCGAAGCGTGGGGAGTTCCGTGTTTCGTGTACCCCCTTCCCTTTTTTCCCGCCGGCGGCAACGTCCAGGAAACCGCTCGCGCCCTACGCTACGGTCTCTTCGCGTACGTAGCCCGCGAGGTCCGGGCGACAGCCGTGCTCACCGCGCACAACTTCGACGACGTGGTGGAGACCTTTTTCCTGCGCCTTTTTCGAGGGGCAGGTCCTCGAGGTCTCGGGGGAATCCCGATCGTGCGTCCGTTGTCCGGTTCCCGCCTTCTTCGCCCCCTTCTCCCCGTCCGCAGACGCTCCATCGAAGCCTATGCCAGTCGCCACGGGGTGCCTTGGCGGGAAGACGTGTCGAACCGATCTCTGACGTATGCCCGAAACCGCATCCGCCATCTCTTCCTTCCTTTGGTGGAGGAGCTTGCGCCGTCGGCGGCGCACCACGTCGTCCGCCTTGCAAACGTACTCCGACAAGACGAAGCCTTTTTGGAGGGGGCGGCGCGGGAATTCCTTCGGAAGCACCTCTTCGCCTTCCCCAGCTTTCTTCTCGTTCGCCGGTCGGTGCTCGCAACCCTTCCCCTTCCCGTTTTGCGCCGGGCGGTCCGCCTGACCTGGTCGGAGCTCCGGGGGAGCCGTACGTCCCTCGCCTACGAAGACGTGTGTGCCACCTCGGAGGTTGTGCTGGGGAAGCGGCGTGCCGCGAGCCTTCCGGGAGGCGTAACGGTGGAGAGACAAGGCGAATACGTCCTGTGGGTGCGCGAAGGGGGGGCGGACGAATTCGCCACCGCGGTCGATTGGCCAGGGACCGCGCGGATTCCCCACCTCGGGTGTTCCGTTCGCATCCGGGATCCGGGCGAAGGCTCGGGGGTCGAAGATGAAAGGGAGGTAGCGTGCCGCGCGACCCTCTTTCTCACCCCCGATCTGCCCCTCGTTTTCCGATCGCGGCGCCCAGGCGATCGCCTCGAAACGCCGTGGGGTTCACGAGAGGTGCGCGAGCTTTTGCGGACGGCGGGAGTCCCTCCGCGCCTGCGAAGGGTTTGGCCTGTGGCCGAGCAAGGGGGTCGAATCGTGTGGGTGCCGGGGGCGTCCCCGGCGTCCAAGAAAATCGAAACGGGGAAAGAGGTCGTGGTCGAACTCGGATGGTGTACGTCGCCCTTTGTACGGCGATTTTGGCGGCACTTTTGCACACACAGGAACGGGAGGTGA
- the ftsH gene encoding ATP-dependent zinc metalloprotease FtsH, translating to MPRIFRHTFFYVLLVLMIIGLVQLIIGQSRVTEEIPYSKFREYLLQDKVESIRLSVEGQSALYIEGDLKDAEQGKKKFTTRAPLFAADLYTLIDQKIDEGKLKVYQEKPRETGYWVQVLVSFVPLLLILFLVFFMINQSQGGGGRIMNFGRARIRQYQPEKRRVTFEDVAGADEEKQELAEIVDFLKDPRKYTALGARIPKGVLLVGPPGTGKTLLARAVAGEAGVPFFSISGSDFVEMFVGVGAARVRDLFETAKKNAPCIVFIDEIDAVGRMRGAGLGGGHDEREQTLNQLLVEMDGFEPNEGIIVMSATNRPDILDPALLRPGRFDRQITVHRPDVKAREEILKVHARNKPLADDVDLKTIARRTPGFTGADLENILNEAALLAARRGARRITMQDVDEAIDRVIAGPAKTSRVISEREKRYIAYHEAGHVIAAYYASPEDIVHKVTIVPRGQAGGYAVPLPKEDVFIPTKSYLEARLLVLLAGRVAEEIVFGDVSVGAQNDFERATELARSMVMEYGMSEKLGPIQFGRRHGEVFLGRDLGLEPNYSDAIAYEIDLEIQRIIREQYERCKELLTTHRDQLTTIAEALLKVETLSGEEIKALLERGRTEDGRIVVERTEDGVRVIVEGENGTDGTGSGA from the coding sequence ATGCCGCGGATCTTTCGCCATACCTTTTTTTATGTTCTCCTGGTTCTCATGATCATAGGGCTTGTCCAGCTCATCATCGGGCAAAGCCGGGTCACCGAGGAAATCCCCTACAGCAAGTTCCGCGAGTACCTCCTTCAAGATAAAGTCGAATCCATCCGGTTGTCCGTCGAGGGACAAAGCGCCCTGTACATCGAAGGCGATCTCAAGGATGCCGAGCAGGGGAAAAAGAAGTTCACCACCCGGGCTCCTCTGTTTGCCGCAGACCTCTACACGCTCATCGACCAAAAAATCGACGAGGGCAAGCTCAAGGTCTACCAAGAAAAGCCGCGGGAGACGGGGTACTGGGTCCAAGTCCTCGTTTCCTTTGTCCCCCTCCTTCTCATCCTCTTCCTCGTGTTTTTCATGATCAACCAGTCTCAAGGCGGCGGAGGGCGGATCATGAACTTCGGGCGTGCCCGCATCCGCCAGTACCAACCCGAAAAGCGCCGGGTGACCTTCGAGGACGTGGCCGGTGCCGACGAAGAAAAGCAAGAGCTTGCCGAAATCGTCGACTTCCTGAAGGACCCGCGCAAGTACACCGCGCTCGGCGCCCGCATTCCCAAAGGCGTGCTCCTCGTGGGTCCGCCGGGCACGGGGAAGACCCTCCTCGCCCGCGCCGTCGCCGGAGAGGCGGGTGTTCCCTTTTTCTCCATCAGCGGATCGGACTTCGTGGAGATGTTCGTAGGTGTCGGTGCGGCCCGCGTCCGCGACCTCTTCGAGACGGCAAAGAAAAACGCCCCGTGCATCGTCTTCATCGACGAGATCGATGCTGTAGGGCGCATGCGTGGCGCCGGGCTCGGCGGCGGACACGACGAACGGGAACAGACGCTCAACCAGCTCCTCGTGGAGATGGACGGGTTTGAACCCAACGAAGGGATCATCGTGATGTCGGCGACGAACCGTCCCGACATCCTCGACCCCGCCCTCCTCCGTCCCGGCCGTTTCGACCGCCAGATCACGGTTCATCGGCCCGACGTCAAGGCTCGGGAAGAGATCCTCAAGGTGCACGCGCGGAACAAGCCCCTTGCCGACGACGTGGATTTGAAGACGATCGCCCGCCGGACTCCCGGTTTCACCGGCGCCGACCTCGAAAACATCCTGAACGAGGCGGCCCTCCTCGCGGCGCGTCGGGGGGCGCGGAGGATCACGATGCAGGACGTGGACGAGGCGATCGACCGCGTGATCGCGGGACCGGCCAAGACGAGCCGGGTGATCAGCGAGCGGGAAAAGCGCTACATCGCCTACCACGAGGCAGGGCACGTCATCGCCGCCTACTACGCCTCGCCGGAAGACATCGTCCACAAGGTGACCATCGTCCCCCGAGGGCAGGCGGGAGGGTACGCCGTGCCCTTGCCGAAGGAAGACGTCTTCATCCCCACGAAGAGCTACCTCGAGGCGCGTCTCCTCGTGCTCCTCGCCGGGCGCGTTGCAGAAGAGATCGTCTTCGGCGACGTCTCCGTGGGCGCGCAGAACGACTTCGAGCGCGCGACGGAATTGGCGCGCAGCATGGTCATGGAGTACGGGATGAGCGAAAAGCTCGGACCCATCCAGTTTGGCCGTCGGCACGGCGAGGTGTTTCTCGGCCGCGACCTCGGTTTAGAGCCGAACTACTCCGACGCCATCGCGTACGAAATCGACCTCGAAATTCAACGGATCATCCGCGAGCAGTACGAACGCTGCAAGGAGCTCCTCACGACCCACCGCGACCAGCTCACGACGATCGCGGAAGCGCTTCTCAAGGTGGAGACCCTTTCCGGGGAAGAGATCAAGGCCCTTCTCGAACGCGGGCGCACGGAAGACGGGCGGATCGTGGTAGAGCGCACGGAAGACGGGGTGCGCGTCATCGTAGAGGGGGAGAACGGAACGGACGGAACCGGGAGCGGCGCGTAG
- the folP gene encoding dihydropteroate synthase yields MAKHFSRVRRLPPLPPERLRAYLRATGADASGVALMAPKGEVVLFWIEGLSLKAANLLKQEALAAGGDLAVHRGVAALRVETTDALLLLPRKRLTPFLRKLRAQPFGLAELAHLLAEGVRVPGRREIPLPHGMPPLVVGERPLLMGILNVTPDSFSDGGRYFSPESALRRAWEIAEEGADLLDIGAESTRPGSAPVDPEEQWRRLEPVLCALRDYPLPISVDTRSAAVAERALSCGAHVINDVSALADDPAMLPLVVRSRVPVVLMHRLDFSEEERRKAPLTMREVIADLAAVVERLLEAGGRREQVIVDPGFGFGKTTADNLVLLRDLEELVAWGYPVLVGASRKRFLGAVTGAPVEERLEASLAAAVLAAARGTHILRVHDVAATRRALQVVAATAHPEAWLTSR; encoded by the coding sequence ATGGCCAAGCACTTTTCGCGCGTCCGCCGCCTCCCGCCCCTCCCTCCGGAGCGTCTGCGCGCCTACCTCCGGGCCACGGGGGCTGACGCTTCGGGCGTCGCCCTCATGGCTCCCAAGGGAGAGGTCGTCCTCTTCTGGATCGAAGGGCTTTCCCTCAAGGCGGCCAATCTCTTAAAGCAGGAGGCGCTTGCCGCCGGGGGAGACCTTGCCGTGCACCGCGGGGTAGCTGCGCTACGCGTCGAAACCACGGATGCCCTTCTCCTCCTTCCGCGCAAGCGCCTCACGCCGTTTCTTCGCAAGTTGAGGGCCCAACCCTTCGGGCTTGCGGAACTCGCGCACTTGCTCGCAGAGGGCGTGCGTGTGCCGGGCCGGCGGGAAATCCCCCTTCCGCACGGGATGCCGCCTCTCGTCGTAGGCGAACGCCCCCTCCTCATGGGAATCCTCAACGTCACCCCGGATTCCTTTTCCGACGGCGGGCGTTACTTTTCCCCGGAAAGCGCCTTACGGCGGGCGTGGGAGATCGCCGAAGAAGGGGCCGACCTCCTGGACATCGGGGCGGAGTCTACGCGTCCTGGATCTGCGCCGGTCGACCCCGAAGAACAGTGGCGGAGGCTCGAACCCGTCCTTTGCGCCCTCCGGGACTACCCCCTGCCCATTTCCGTAGACACGCGTTCTGCCGCGGTCGCCGAACGCGCCCTCTCCTGCGGGGCACACGTGATCAACGACGTCTCCGCCTTGGCCGACGATCCGGCGATGCTCCCCCTCGTCGTCCGCAGCAGGGTACCCGTGGTGCTCATGCACCGGCTGGATTTTTCCGAAGAGGAACGGCGGAAGGCCCCCCTCACCATGCGGGAGGTCATCGCCGACCTCGCGGCGGTCGTCGAGCGCCTCCTCGAGGCGGGCGGAAGGCGAGAGCAAGTCATCGTCGATCCCGGTTTCGGGTTCGGCAAGACGACCGCCGACAACCTCGTGCTCCTCCGCGACCTCGAGGAACTCGTCGCCTGGGGGTATCCCGTACTCGTAGGCGCGAGCCGCAAGCGCTTTTTGGGAGCCGTTACGGGCGCCCCGGTGGAAGAACGTCTGGAGGCGAGCCTTGCCGCCGCCGTCCTCGCCGCCGCCCGAGGTACACACATCCTCCGCGTCCACGACGTGGCGGCGACGCGTCGCGCACTTCAGGTTGTGGCGGCAACGGCACACCCGGAAGCGTGGCTCACGTCGAGGTGA
- a CDS encoding type III pantothenate kinase, with protein MSIFAFDVGNTNVTAGLFVREKLVHVFRFASDARRTADEWVVLFTHALARVGHLTEEVEGVVLGSVVPPLTSSLREAARVLFDVDPLILGPGVRTGIPIRIDNPRELGADRLANAVGARERYGAPAIVVDFGTATTFDVIGADGAYEGGVIAPGVEIGMEALFARTAKLPKVALEPPPSPLGKNTVDALQAGLFYGTLGQVEGILRNLKALLPSSTRVIATGGLGEPFARASREIDLYDPELTLYGLWTVYRKNRMHDG; from the coding sequence GTGAGCATCTTCGCCTTCGACGTAGGCAATACGAACGTAACGGCCGGGCTTTTTGTCCGGGAGAAGCTCGTGCACGTCTTCCGCTTTGCGAGCGATGCGCGGCGGACGGCGGACGAATGGGTCGTCCTCTTCACCCACGCCCTCGCGCGCGTCGGACACCTCACGGAAGAGGTCGAAGGGGTCGTTTTGGGGAGCGTCGTCCCCCCCCTTACGTCCTCCCTGCGCGAGGCGGCTCGGGTGCTGTTCGATGTCGATCCGCTCATTCTCGGTCCCGGGGTGCGTACAGGGATCCCCATCCGCATCGACAACCCACGCGAACTCGGGGCCGACCGACTGGCCAACGCCGTGGGCGCGCGCGAGCGCTACGGTGCCCCCGCCATCGTCGTGGATTTTGGCACGGCAACCACCTTCGACGTAATCGGCGCGGACGGTGCCTACGAGGGTGGGGTGATCGCCCCCGGCGTCGAGATCGGGATGGAGGCCCTCTTTGCGCGTACGGCGAAACTTCCCAAGGTCGCCTTGGAACCCCCTCCGAGCCCTCTGGGGAAGAACACCGTGGACGCCCTTCAGGCGGGTCTCTTCTACGGAACGCTCGGCCAGGTGGAAGGGATCTTGCGGAACCTCAAGGCACTCCTACCGAGTTCGACGCGGGTCATCGCTACGGGTGGGTTGGGCGAACCCTTCGCCCGCGCTTCTCGAGAAATCGACCTCTACGATCCGGAACTCACCCTGTACGGCCTTTGGACGGTATACCGCAAAAACCGAATGCACGACGGTTGA